A genomic window from Geotrypetes seraphini chromosome 18, aGeoSer1.1, whole genome shotgun sequence includes:
- the SRA1 gene encoding steroid receptor RNA activator 1, which produces MAELYVKPGNQNRGWNDPPQFSYGLQTQTGGNKRTLLTKRVAAPQQGNIQVPAPQSFVASAPPSMSPAFPIKPMGPPPSGHTPSPLRAETALRCPGPAQCECTVDIEDVVEPLKQVLTTCRDAVQKQVCDDISRRLAVLEDMWKSDKLSAPVKKRMSLLVQELKTQNWDAADEIHRSLMVDHVNEVSQWMVGVKRLIAEMRNLPTEMFVITEGDEVSKAQSAGNTET; this is translated from the exons ATGGCGGAGCTCTATGTGAAGCCGG GTAACCAAAATAGAGGGTGGAATGATCCTCCTCAGTTCTCTTATGGACTGCAAACCCAGACAGGAGGAAACAAGCGTACACTTCTTACCAAGCGGGTAGCTGCCCCTCAGCAAGGCAACATACAAG TCCCTGCTCCACAGTCATTTGTTGCTTCAGCTCCGCCATCGATGTCTCCAGCCTTTCCGATAAAACCCATGGGTCCTCCTCCAAGTGGCCACACTCCATCTCCTCTGAGAGCAGAAACGGCTCTGCGGTGTCCAGGCCCAGCACAGTGTGAGTGCACCGTTGATATAGAAGATGTTGTGGAGCCTTTGAAGCAGGTGCTGACTACCTGCAGGGATGCTGTACAG AAACAAGTTTGTGATGACATCAGCAGACGCCTTGCAGTGCTTGAGGACATGTGGAAGAGTGACAAGCTGTCTGCACCTGTGAAGAAGAGAATGAGCCTTTTAGTTCAAG AGCTGAAGACCCAGAACTGGGATGCAGCCGATGAAATCCATCGCTCCCTGATGGTCGACCATGTTAATGAAGTTAGCCAGTGGATGGTGGGAGTGAAACGGTTAATTGCTGAAATGCGAAACTTACCCACAGAGATGTTTGTCATAACTGAAGGGGATGAAGTATCAAAAGCCCAGTCAGCTGGAAATACAGAAacatga